A stretch of the Musa acuminata AAA Group cultivar baxijiao chromosome BXJ2-7, Cavendish_Baxijiao_AAA, whole genome shotgun sequence genome encodes the following:
- the LOC135616243 gene encoding ras-related protein RABA2a-like yields MATRGESEDEFDYLFKVVLIGDSGVGKSNLLYRFTRNHFSLDSKSTIGVEFATRTLQVEGRMVKAQIWDTAGQERYRAITSAYYRGALGALLVYDVTKPKSFENANQWLKELRDHADSNIVIMLIGNKTDLKHLRAITSEDAQSFAEKEGISFLETSALEAINVEKAFQIILTEIYRIISKKPLSSSTNLRPRPIESIKEGNTIVVSGSDVNNSQSRCCST; encoded by the exons ATGGCGACGCGAGGGGAATCGGAGGATGAGTTCGATTACCTGTTCAAGGTGGTGTTGATTGGCGACTCCGGCGTCGGCAAATCCAACCTCCTCTACCGCTTCACTCGCAACCACTTCTCCCTCGACTCCAAGTCCACCATCGGCGTCGAATTCGCCACTCGCACCCTCCAG GTGGAAGGCAGGATGGTGAAAGCACAAATATGGGACACAGCAGGCCAAGAACGATATCGAGCAATTACTAGTGCTTACTATCGTGGTGCCCTTGGGGCACTCCTCGTCTACGATGTAACCAAACCCAAGTCCTTTGAGAATGCCAATCAGTGGCTCAAGGAGCTACGTGATCATGCAGACTCCAACATCGTCATCATGCTTATCGGTAACAAAACTGATCTCAAGCACCTTCGTGCGATCACTTCAGAGGATGCACAAAGCTTTGCTGAGAAGGAAGGCATCTCCTTCCTCGAGACCTCTGCCCTCGAGGCCATAAATGTGGAGAAGGCCTTTCAGATCATTCTTACAGAGATATATCGAATCATCAGTAAGAAGCCCTTGTCCTCTTCTACAAACCTCAGGCCACGACCTATTGAAAGCATCAAAGAGGGTAACACGATTGTGGTTTCAGGGTCTGATGTTAACAATTCACAATCTCGATGTTGCTCCACATAG
- the LOC135616423 gene encoding uncharacterized protein LOC135616423 produces the protein MSLPFQQSQPPPPPLYVESYRSHGGSVGPVIAVLAVIMVLGVIAGIVGRLCSGRTIMGYGHYDLEGWFERRCAPCIDGRLEAPTPRPRAPGTGGGAAAEAGGAAA, from the coding sequence ATGTCGCTCCCATTCCAGCAGTCGcagccgcctccgccgccgctgtACGTGGAGAGCTACAGATCCCACGGCGGGTCCGTTGGGCCGGTGATCGCCGTGCTGGCGGTGATCATGGTGCTGGGGGTGATCGCGGGGATCGTGGGGCGGCTGTGCTCCGGCCGGACCATCATGGGGTACGGTCACTACGACCTGGAGGGGTGGTTCGAGCGGAGATGCGCCCCTTGCATCGACGGTAGGCTGGAGGCGCCCACGCCGCGGCCGAGGGCTCCCGGGACCGGTGGCGGTGCAGCAGCCGAAGCAGGCGGAGCGGCGGCCTGA
- the LOC103992652 gene encoding guanosine nucleotide diphosphate dissociation inhibitor 2 has translation MDEEYDVIVLGTGLKECILSGLLSVDGLKVLHMDRNDYYGGESTSLNLVQLWKRFRGSDKPPAHLGSSRDYNVDMIPKFMMANGILVRTLIHTDVTKYLSFKAVDGSYVFNKGKIHKVPATDMEALRSPLMGLFEKRRARKFFIYVQDYDENDPKTHEGLDLTRVTTKELISKYGLDDNTIDFIGHALALHRDDRYLYEPALDTVKRMKLYSESLARFQGGSPYIYPLYGLGELPQAFARLSAVYGGTYMLNKPECKVEFDMEGKACGVTSEGETARCKKVVCDPSYLPNKVRKVGKVARAIAIMSHPIPNTDESHSVQVILPQKQLGRKSDMYLFCCSYSHNVAPKGKFIAFVSTEAETDRPEVELKPGIDLLGPVDELFFETYDRYEPVNEPSLDHCFISASYDATTHFESTVTDVLSMYTMITGKTVDLSVDLSAASAAEE, from the exons ATGGATGAGGAGTACGACGTGATCGTCCTCGGGACCGGGCTCAAGGAGTGCATCCTCAGCGGCCTCCTCTCCGTCGATGGCCTCAAG GTTCTACACATGGATAGAAATGATTACTATGGAGGAGAGTCAACCTCACTCAATCTTGTCCAG CTCTGGAAAAGGTTCAGAGGTAGTGATAAGCCTCCAGCACATCTGGGATCTAGTAGAGATTACAATGTTGATATGATTCCAAAG TTTATGATGGCCAATGGTATTTTGGTTCGCACACTTATACATACTGATGTCACAAAATATCTATCTTTCAAAGCTGTGGATGGTAGCTACGTCTTCAATAAAGGAAAG ATCCACAAGGTTCCTGCCACTGACATGGAGGCATTGAGATCTCCTTTAATGGGCTTGTTTGAGAAGCGTCGAGCTCGAAAATTCTTCATCTATGTCCAAGACTATGATGAAAATGACCCTAAGACGCATGAAGGTTTGGACCTTACAAGAGTGACAACAAAAGAACTTATCTC AAAATATGGTTTGGATGACAACACAATTGATTTCATTGGACACGCCTTGGCCCTTCATAGAGATGATCGATATCTGTATGAACCTGCACTTGATACTGTGAAAAGGATGAAG CTCTATTCAGAATCCTTAGCTCGTTTTCAAGGAGGCTCACCGTACATATATCCTTTATATGGACTAGGAGAGTTACCACAG GCTTTTGCTCGCCTTAGTGCTGTTTATGGTGGGACATACATGTTGAACAAGCCAGAATGCAAG GTTGAATTTGATATGGAAGGAAAAGCTTGTGGTGTGACATCAGAAGGGGAAACAGCTCGATGCAAGAAAGTTGTATGTGATCCTTCCTACTtaccaaacaag GTTAGGAAGGTGGGAAAGGTTGCAAGGGCAATCGCCATTATGAGCCATCCGATCCCAAATACAGATGAGTCTCATTCAGTGCAGGTTATATTGCCACAGAAGCAACTTGGACGCAAGTCTGACAT GTATCTATTCTGTTGTTCTTACTCTCATAATGTTGCCCCCAAAGGGAAGTTTATTGCCTTTGTCTCCACAGAAGCTGAGACTGATAGGCCAGAGGTGGAGCTGAAGCCCGGGATTGACCTACTTGGACCAGTAGATGAGTTATTTTTTGAGACTTATGATCGATATGAACCTGTAAATGAACCTTCACTGGATCATTGCTTCATCTCAGCC AGTTATGATGCAACAACCCACTTTGAATCAACTGTCACCGACGTCCTTTCAATGTATACGATGATCACTGGAAAG ACTGTTGATCTCAGCGTGGATCTGAGTGCCGCTAGTGCTGCTGAGGAATGA
- the LOC135617833 gene encoding MLO-like protein 1 isoform X1, with amino-acid sequence MAEEGAAAAAGVEMKLEFTPTWIVAAVCSLIVVISLVAERLLHRLGKVLKRKNQKPLFDALQKVKEELMLLGFISLLLTVFQGVIQGICIPEGWSLHMLPCKKEERITKAHFQTAFSAGHFGGVGRRLLAGGGSGAAAHCLSKGKVPLLSLEAIHQLHIFIFVLAVTHVAFSALTMLLGGAKIRQWKQWEDSIQKEITGDGAAPKQVTHVNQFQFIRDRFNGIGADSVFTSWLHSFVKQFYGSVTKSDYTTMRLGFIMTHCQGNPKFNFHKYMIRTLEADFKKVVGISWYLWVFVFIFLLLNVNGWHTYFWISFIPLILLLAVGTKLEHIITQLAHEVAEKHSAIQGDLVVKPSDDHFWFRRPRIVLNLIHFILFQNAFEIAFFFWILTTFGFDSCIMDQISFIVPRLVIGFVIQLLCSYSTLPLYAIVTQMGSYFKKAIFDEHVQEGLMDWAQKVKRRKGNGHVRSSQAQDEPSRKIELQKLVQQTESDLEEGRSATTSANVS; translated from the exons ATGGCGGAGGAAGGTGCAGCAGCAGCTGCGGGGGTCGAGATGAAGCTGGAGTTCACTCCCACGTGGATTGTGGCCGCCGTTTGCTCCCTCATCGTTGTCATCTCCCTCGTCGCCGAGCGCCTCCTCCATCGCCTCGGAAAG GTTCTCAAGAGGAAAAACCAGAAGCCGCTCTTCGACGCTCTCCAGAAGGTGAAAGAAG AATTAATGCTTTTGGGGTTCATTTCGCTGCTGCTGACGGTGTTCCAAGGAGTCATTCAAGGGATCTGCATCCCCGAAGGATGGAGCCTTCACATGCTCCCCTGCAAGAAAGAAGAAAGGATCACCAAGGCCCACTTCCAGACCGCCTTTTCTGCTGGCCATTTTGGAGGCGTCGGTCGGCGGCTGCTCGCAGGAGGTGGTTCTGGCGCCGCCGCTCATTGCTTGAGCAAG gGAAAAGTCCCACTCTTGTCTCTTGAGGCAATTCATCAATTGCATATCTTTATTTTCGTCCTCGCGGTCACTCATGTTGCTTTTAGCGCCCTAACTATGCTTTTAGGAGGAGCAAAG ATACGTCAGTGGAAACAGTGGGAGGATTCAATCCAGAAAGAAATCACGGGAGATG GTGCAGCTCCTAAACAGGTCACCCATGTAAATCAGTTTCAATTTATCAGAGACCGCTTCAATGGCATTGGTGCAGATTCAGTGTTCACAAGTTGGTTG CATTCTTTTGTCAAACAGTTCTATGGATCTGTGACTAAATCAGATTACACCACAATGAGACTTGGCTTCATCATG ACTCATTGCCAAGGAAATCCAAAATTTAACTTCCACAAGTACATGATCCGGACACTTGAAGCTGATTTCAAGAAAGTTGTTGGTATAAG TTGGTATCTGTGGGTGTTTGTCTTCATTTTCTTGTTGCTGAATGTCAATG GTTGGCACACATATTTTTGGATATCATTTATTCCTTTGATT CTTCTGCTTGCTGTTGGAactaaattggagcatatcatcacTCAGTTGGCTCATGAGGTTGCTGAAAAACATTCTGCAATTCAAGGCGATTTGGTGGTTAAGCCCTCGGATGATCACTTCTGGTTCCGCCGGCCCCGAATTGTCCTTAACTTGATTCACTTTATCCTGTTTCAGAATGCCTTTGAGATCGCATTTTTCTTCTGGATATTA ACCACATTTGGCTTTGATTCCTGCATCATGGatcaaattagttttatcgtcccCAGGCTTGTGATCGG ATTTGTGATTCAGCTCCTCTGCAGCTACAGCACTCTGCCACTCTATGCTATCGTCACCCAG ATGGGGAGTTACTTCAAGAAAGCTATATTTGATGAGCATGTGCAAGAGGGGCTAATGGACTGGGCTCAAAAGGTAAAGAGGCGAAAGGGCAACGGACACGTCAGATCGAGCCAAGCACAGGATGAACCTTCGAGGAAGATCGAGCTGCAGAAGCTGGTTCAACAGACAGAATCCGACTTGGAAGAGGGAAGATCTGCGACCACCAGTGCAAATGTGTCCTGA
- the LOC135617833 gene encoding MLO-like protein 1 isoform X2, producing MAEEGAAAAAGVEMKLEFTPTWIVAAVCSLIVVISLVAERLLHRLGKVLKRKNQKPLFDALQKVKEELMLLGFISLLLTVFQGVIQGICIPEGWSLHMLPCKKEERITKAHFQTAFSAGHFGGVGRRLLAGGGSGAAAHCLSKGKVPLLSLEAIHQLHIFIFVLAVTHVAFSALTMLLGGAKIRQWKQWEDSIQKEITGDAPKQVTHVNQFQFIRDRFNGIGADSVFTSWLHSFVKQFYGSVTKSDYTTMRLGFIMTHCQGNPKFNFHKYMIRTLEADFKKVVGISWYLWVFVFIFLLLNVNGWHTYFWISFIPLILLLAVGTKLEHIITQLAHEVAEKHSAIQGDLVVKPSDDHFWFRRPRIVLNLIHFILFQNAFEIAFFFWILTTFGFDSCIMDQISFIVPRLVIGFVIQLLCSYSTLPLYAIVTQMGSYFKKAIFDEHVQEGLMDWAQKVKRRKGNGHVRSSQAQDEPSRKIELQKLVQQTESDLEEGRSATTSANVS from the exons ATGGCGGAGGAAGGTGCAGCAGCAGCTGCGGGGGTCGAGATGAAGCTGGAGTTCACTCCCACGTGGATTGTGGCCGCCGTTTGCTCCCTCATCGTTGTCATCTCCCTCGTCGCCGAGCGCCTCCTCCATCGCCTCGGAAAG GTTCTCAAGAGGAAAAACCAGAAGCCGCTCTTCGACGCTCTCCAGAAGGTGAAAGAAG AATTAATGCTTTTGGGGTTCATTTCGCTGCTGCTGACGGTGTTCCAAGGAGTCATTCAAGGGATCTGCATCCCCGAAGGATGGAGCCTTCACATGCTCCCCTGCAAGAAAGAAGAAAGGATCACCAAGGCCCACTTCCAGACCGCCTTTTCTGCTGGCCATTTTGGAGGCGTCGGTCGGCGGCTGCTCGCAGGAGGTGGTTCTGGCGCCGCCGCTCATTGCTTGAGCAAG gGAAAAGTCCCACTCTTGTCTCTTGAGGCAATTCATCAATTGCATATCTTTATTTTCGTCCTCGCGGTCACTCATGTTGCTTTTAGCGCCCTAACTATGCTTTTAGGAGGAGCAAAG ATACGTCAGTGGAAACAGTGGGAGGATTCAATCCAGAAAGAAATCACGGGAGATG CTCCTAAACAGGTCACCCATGTAAATCAGTTTCAATTTATCAGAGACCGCTTCAATGGCATTGGTGCAGATTCAGTGTTCACAAGTTGGTTG CATTCTTTTGTCAAACAGTTCTATGGATCTGTGACTAAATCAGATTACACCACAATGAGACTTGGCTTCATCATG ACTCATTGCCAAGGAAATCCAAAATTTAACTTCCACAAGTACATGATCCGGACACTTGAAGCTGATTTCAAGAAAGTTGTTGGTATAAG TTGGTATCTGTGGGTGTTTGTCTTCATTTTCTTGTTGCTGAATGTCAATG GTTGGCACACATATTTTTGGATATCATTTATTCCTTTGATT CTTCTGCTTGCTGTTGGAactaaattggagcatatcatcacTCAGTTGGCTCATGAGGTTGCTGAAAAACATTCTGCAATTCAAGGCGATTTGGTGGTTAAGCCCTCGGATGATCACTTCTGGTTCCGCCGGCCCCGAATTGTCCTTAACTTGATTCACTTTATCCTGTTTCAGAATGCCTTTGAGATCGCATTTTTCTTCTGGATATTA ACCACATTTGGCTTTGATTCCTGCATCATGGatcaaattagttttatcgtcccCAGGCTTGTGATCGG ATTTGTGATTCAGCTCCTCTGCAGCTACAGCACTCTGCCACTCTATGCTATCGTCACCCAG ATGGGGAGTTACTTCAAGAAAGCTATATTTGATGAGCATGTGCAAGAGGGGCTAATGGACTGGGCTCAAAAGGTAAAGAGGCGAAAGGGCAACGGACACGTCAGATCGAGCCAAGCACAGGATGAACCTTCGAGGAAGATCGAGCTGCAGAAGCTGGTTCAACAGACAGAATCCGACTTGGAAGAGGGAAGATCTGCGACCACCAGTGCAAATGTGTCCTGA
- the LOC103992654 gene encoding NAC domain-containing protein 35-like isoform X1: MVIVASAMGAGDGHEHDLLMPGFRFHPTEEELIEFYLRRKVEGKRFNVELITFLDLYRYDPWELPAYAAIGEKEWFFYVPRDRKYRNGDRPNRVTASGYWKATGADRVIRNENNRSIGLKKTLVFYSGKAPKGLRTSWIMNEYRLPQSETDQYRKIFLQVEISICRVYKRPGVEDRPRLPGTLGSKPSSSRGTGMNRKHNTSHHQIGGDSQEVRDGSSTSLPSSSLQPKPTVHGSTTASVASLSSTTSTEEDGTSFLQSNNMSGVTPTCSLLPRTSPSMATQMIDELNRLVGFNQNRMNNPSQFLHPPSQTQLQLPFNALPMSLTTASDKLWEWSALQETGREYTDFE; encoded by the exons ATGGTAATCGTTGCATCGGCCATGGGCGCAGGCGACGGTCACGAGCACGACCTTCTCATGCCTGGATTCCGCTTCCACCCGACCGAGGAGGAGCTGATCGAGTTCTATCTCCGCCGGAAGGTGGAAGGCAAACGCTTCAATGTGGAGCTCATAACGTTCCTCGATCTCTACCGCTACGATCCCTGGGAGCTTCCAG CGTACGCGGCGATCGGGGAGAAGGAGTGGTTCTTCTATGTTCCTAGAGATCGGAAGTACAGGAACGGTGATCGGCCCAACCGCGTGACCGCCTCGGGCTACTGGAAGGCCACGGGAGCCGACCGTGTGATCCGGAACGAGAACAACCGGTCGATCGGGCTGAAGAAGACCCTCGTCTTCTACTCCGGCAAAGCTCCCAAAGGCCTCCGAACCAGTTGGATCATGAACGAGTACCGGTTGCCGCAGAGCGAGACGGATCAGTACCGCAAG ATTTTTTTGCAGGTCGAGATCTCAATCTGCCGCGTCTACAAAAGGCCCGGAGTTGAAGACCGTCCCCGACTCCCCGGCACTCTTGGTTCGAAGCCGTCATCGTCTCGAGGGACTGGAATGAACAGGAAGCACAACACTTCTCATCATCAGATTGGAGGAGACTCGCAAGAAGTTCGAGATGGAAGCAGCACTAGTCTGCCGTCATCCTCCTTACAACCTAAACCTACCGTCCATGGTTCCACGACAGCTTCGGTGGCTTCACTGAGCTCAACCACGTCCACCGAAGAAGATGGAACTTCGTTCCTCCAATCCAACAACATGAGTGGTGTAACCCCGACATGCTCACTCCTTCCTCGCACCAGTCCGTCCATGGCCACTCAGATGATCGATGAACTCAACAGGTTAGTAGGTTTCAACCAGAATCGCATGAACAACCCCAGCCAGTTCCTCCATCCGCCTTCCCAAACCCAACTCCAGCTTCCCTTCAATGCTTTGCCTATGTCACTGACAACCGCCTCAGACAAGCTTTGGGAGTGGAGTGCCCTTCAAGAGACTGGTAGGGAATACACCGACTTCGAGTGA
- the LOC103992654 gene encoding NAC domain-containing protein 35-like isoform X2 — MVIVASAMGAGDGHEHDLLMPGFRFHPTEEELIEFYLRRKVEGKRFNVELITFLDLYRYDPWELPAYAAIGEKEWFFYVPRDRKYRNGDRPNRVTASGYWKATGADRVIRNENNRSIGLKKTLVFYSGKAPKGLRTSWIMNEYRLPQSETDQYRKVEISICRVYKRPGVEDRPRLPGTLGSKPSSSRGTGMNRKHNTSHHQIGGDSQEVRDGSSTSLPSSSLQPKPTVHGSTTASVASLSSTTSTEEDGTSFLQSNNMSGVTPTCSLLPRTSPSMATQMIDELNRLVGFNQNRMNNPSQFLHPPSQTQLQLPFNALPMSLTTASDKLWEWSALQETGREYTDFE, encoded by the exons ATGGTAATCGTTGCATCGGCCATGGGCGCAGGCGACGGTCACGAGCACGACCTTCTCATGCCTGGATTCCGCTTCCACCCGACCGAGGAGGAGCTGATCGAGTTCTATCTCCGCCGGAAGGTGGAAGGCAAACGCTTCAATGTGGAGCTCATAACGTTCCTCGATCTCTACCGCTACGATCCCTGGGAGCTTCCAG CGTACGCGGCGATCGGGGAGAAGGAGTGGTTCTTCTATGTTCCTAGAGATCGGAAGTACAGGAACGGTGATCGGCCCAACCGCGTGACCGCCTCGGGCTACTGGAAGGCCACGGGAGCCGACCGTGTGATCCGGAACGAGAACAACCGGTCGATCGGGCTGAAGAAGACCCTCGTCTTCTACTCCGGCAAAGCTCCCAAAGGCCTCCGAACCAGTTGGATCATGAACGAGTACCGGTTGCCGCAGAGCGAGACGGATCAGTACCGCAAG GTCGAGATCTCAATCTGCCGCGTCTACAAAAGGCCCGGAGTTGAAGACCGTCCCCGACTCCCCGGCACTCTTGGTTCGAAGCCGTCATCGTCTCGAGGGACTGGAATGAACAGGAAGCACAACACTTCTCATCATCAGATTGGAGGAGACTCGCAAGAAGTTCGAGATGGAAGCAGCACTAGTCTGCCGTCATCCTCCTTACAACCTAAACCTACCGTCCATGGTTCCACGACAGCTTCGGTGGCTTCACTGAGCTCAACCACGTCCACCGAAGAAGATGGAACTTCGTTCCTCCAATCCAACAACATGAGTGGTGTAACCCCGACATGCTCACTCCTTCCTCGCACCAGTCCGTCCATGGCCACTCAGATGATCGATGAACTCAACAGGTTAGTAGGTTTCAACCAGAATCGCATGAACAACCCCAGCCAGTTCCTCCATCCGCCTTCCCAAACCCAACTCCAGCTTCCCTTCAATGCTTTGCCTATGTCACTGACAACCGCCTCAGACAAGCTTTGGGAGTGGAGTGCCCTTCAAGAGACTGGTAGGGAATACACCGACTTCGAGTGA